The following coding sequences are from one Halomicrobium zhouii window:
- a CDS encoding PH domain-containing protein: MERPHSRVRLLWIGRALLTATVLAVIAFVVGRVVPERFFAVSNALVAAIWVAAALLGAVHALLYYRSWRFEIQDDALYLVRGVVTEVETAVPYVRVQHVDTQRGPVERLVGLSSLVVYTAGTRGADISIPGLTPDRANRLRERLRDLAIESEGSDAV, from the coding sequence ATGGAACGCCCTCACTCGCGGGTCAGGCTGCTGTGGATCGGTCGCGCCCTCCTGACCGCCACGGTGCTGGCCGTTATCGCCTTCGTCGTCGGCCGGGTGGTCCCCGAGCGGTTCTTCGCCGTGAGTAACGCGCTCGTCGCGGCGATATGGGTCGCTGCCGCCCTGCTCGGCGCGGTCCACGCGCTGCTGTACTACCGGAGCTGGCGGTTCGAGATACAGGACGACGCGCTGTACCTCGTCCGCGGCGTCGTCACCGAAGTCGAGACCGCCGTGCCATACGTCCGCGTCCAGCACGTCGACACCCAGCGGGGGCCCGTCGAGCGACTCGTCGGCCTGTCGAGCCTCGTCGTCTACACCGCCGGGACGCGGGGCGCGGACATCTCCATCCCAGGTCTCACGCCGGACCGAGCGAATCGACTGCGCGAACGCCTGCGCGACCTCGCCATCGAGAGCGAGGGATCCGACGCCGTATGA
- a CDS encoding MBL fold metallo-hydrolase gives MRVTFLGTGSAMPTGHRFQTGLLVESGDHSLLVDCGSGVLHALERTETGYEDVDAVLLTHHHLDHVSDLDVLLKARWLAGATELTVAGPPGTEDLVEGIFDLHEYMRDRLDLTVRDVEGSFSLAGFDVDSMAVRHSMQCFAYRFVGAEGGPPFVFSGDTEAFTELVEFADGAAVFAHDCSFPDDVDVSNHPTPSQLGGALAEADADLGRVYLTHLYPHTEGRHEEMLDSVGDHYDGDVRFAEDGLTVTLDEAVDEADRSHSSS, from the coding sequence ATGCGCGTCACGTTTCTCGGCACTGGTTCCGCGATGCCGACTGGCCACCGCTTCCAGACGGGTCTCCTCGTCGAGTCCGGCGACCACAGCCTGCTCGTCGACTGCGGCAGCGGCGTCCTCCACGCGCTCGAACGGACGGAGACGGGCTACGAGGACGTCGACGCCGTCCTCCTGACCCACCACCACCTCGACCACGTGTCGGATCTGGACGTCCTCCTCAAGGCCCGCTGGCTGGCCGGGGCGACGGAGTTGACCGTCGCCGGGCCGCCCGGAACGGAAGACCTGGTCGAGGGGATCTTCGACCTCCACGAGTACATGCGGGACCGCCTCGACCTGACCGTCCGCGACGTCGAGGGCTCGTTCTCCCTCGCCGGGTTCGACGTGGACTCGATGGCGGTTCGCCACTCGATGCAGTGTTTCGCCTACAGGTTCGTCGGCGCTGAGGGCGGGCCCCCGTTCGTCTTCAGCGGCGACACCGAGGCGTTCACGGAACTGGTCGAGTTCGCTGACGGAGCGGCGGTGTTCGCCCACGACTGCTCGTTCCCCGACGACGTCGACGTGTCGAACCACCCGACGCCGTCCCAGCTCGGCGGGGCCCTGGCCGAGGCGGACGCCGACCTGGGACGCGTCTACCTGACCCACCTCTATCCGCACACGGAGGGCCGGCACGAGGAGATGCTGGACTCCGTGGGCGACCACTACGATGGGGACGTGCGGTTCGCCGAGGACGGGCTCACCGTCACGCTCGACGAGGCCGTCGACGAGGCCGACCGTTCTCACTCCAGCTCGTAG
- a CDS encoding ArsR/SmtB family transcription factor, whose product MSLLPSRGPDVSTAQEGEMEVIGVDEDVDGVLDALASNTARAVLNAIYDDPGTPSEIADRLDMSIQKVSYHLEKLEDEELIAVAGTRYSEKGQEMNVYEPPEDPLVLFVGTRERKDSLRTMVKRLLPTVGILALASVAVQRFLGRDGGGGPVSLSSGAGGADSGDGNDLDADYEAQDQAATQTEAATSTQPEFSADSGDGGSNFSVQDAETTETAAETATEAPTQTPVGESLDTTTQVTEAVAGSAGISPGVAFFLGGLLVVALLVGWWGYRTYGR is encoded by the coding sequence ATGTCGCTGTTGCCCTCGCGAGGTCCGGACGTCAGCACGGCCCAGGAGGGCGAGATGGAGGTGATCGGCGTCGACGAGGACGTCGACGGCGTACTCGACGCTCTCGCCTCCAACACCGCCAGGGCCGTGCTGAACGCGATCTACGACGACCCCGGGACCCCCTCCGAGATAGCCGACCGGCTCGACATGTCGATCCAGAAGGTCTCCTACCACCTGGAGAAACTGGAAGACGAGGAGCTCATCGCCGTCGCCGGCACCCGCTACTCCGAGAAGGGTCAGGAGATGAACGTGTACGAGCCGCCGGAGGACCCGCTGGTGCTTTTCGTCGGGACCCGCGAGCGCAAGGACTCGCTCCGGACGATGGTCAAGCGGTTGCTGCCGACGGTCGGTATCCTCGCCCTGGCGAGCGTCGCCGTCCAGCGGTTCCTCGGCCGCGACGGCGGTGGTGGACCAGTCTCGCTGTCGTCGGGAGCGGGCGGGGCCGACTCGGGGGACGGGAACGATCTCGACGCCGATTACGAGGCCCAGGACCAGGCTGCAACCCAGACCGAGGCGGCGACGTCGACACAGCCGGAGTTCAGCGCCGACTCCGGCGACGGCGGCAGTAACTTCTCCGTTCAGGACGCAGAGACGACCGAAACCGCGGCGGAGACCGCTACCGAAGCGCCGACGCAGACGCCCGTCGGCGAGTCGCTCGACACCACCACGCAAGTGACCGAGGCCGTCGCCGGGAGCGCCGGCATCTCGCCCGGGGTCGCCTTCTTCCTCGGCGGTCTGCTCGTCGTTGCCCTGCTGGTCGGCTGGTGGGGCTACCGGACCTACGGCCGCTGA
- a CDS encoding sensor histidine kinase — protein sequence MNVILQQPSSVLVVSENVETVATVRTALADASDTTVRHEPDPGDALDTFVDLDEIGCVVLDESVPDVASFRTELAERDDLLPVVYLAPEADRALLSRLSRFESTTYLPRPVAESVLRKVLEESRERYYRKRVTAEESDMLRAFTSELEIPVFVKDEAGRHLRMTDVPGGADQDAIVGKTDREVYSYDPEAAAEFYADDMRVVEQGVSIHQQDEASGPPGNRHWTRVSKVPWPADDGSNKGLIGVAMDVTDLKEMERRAEQLRERLEQFASYISHDLQNPLNLASGHLEMAREDGDEDALDTAAAALDRVDEMLTDLDHLARQPPRAGGGEYVEVPFVARQLWSFVATEDAELVVEMPEPTRIRAPARELRPLLENLLRNAVEHSSTSPPSHAREDAAGRQPSGEPAVADAPADAVEHSSTSPPSHAREDAAGRQPSGEPSVADAPEDAVEHGSADVTVRVGALDDGFYVGDDGPGIPPSERETVLQRGYTTAEDGSGTGLALVAEVAERNGWSIRITESADGGARFEFRDALVVTEPESAHQTGPSIRLTEESAVPGGDVAGSADYDPSSDTWTVRCDTAGETGPRSCYVAHAVTDGSVRIQARLRTVDHVHDRSSAGLWMGDGLGETDAFGSIGRTVGGQTELVYRPEPGGDLARTVLVENEPHEWFRLERTGETLTCSVSVDGTDWVALDQRRVALADPVRPSLAVSSAVPGDPCEATFSTVRTYELE from the coding sequence ATGAACGTCATACTCCAGCAACCGTCGTCCGTCCTCGTCGTCAGCGAGAACGTGGAGACGGTAGCGACGGTTCGAACGGCACTCGCCGACGCGTCCGATACCACCGTCCGACACGAACCAGACCCCGGCGACGCACTCGATACGTTCGTGGACCTCGACGAAATCGGCTGCGTCGTCCTCGACGAGAGCGTGCCCGACGTCGCCTCCTTCCGGACTGAACTCGCCGAGCGGGACGATCTCCTGCCGGTCGTGTACCTCGCTCCCGAGGCCGACCGAGCGCTGCTCAGTCGCCTCTCGCGGTTCGAGTCCACGACGTACCTCCCGCGCCCGGTCGCCGAGTCGGTACTGCGAAAGGTACTCGAGGAGTCACGAGAGCGCTACTACCGAAAGCGCGTGACCGCCGAAGAGAGCGACATGCTGCGGGCGTTCACCTCGGAGCTCGAGATCCCCGTCTTCGTCAAGGACGAGGCGGGCCGCCACCTTCGAATGACGGACGTCCCGGGCGGCGCCGACCAGGACGCCATCGTCGGCAAGACCGACCGCGAGGTGTACAGCTACGACCCGGAGGCCGCCGCCGAGTTCTACGCCGACGACATGCGCGTCGTCGAGCAGGGAGTTTCGATACACCAGCAGGACGAGGCGTCCGGCCCCCCGGGGAACCGACACTGGACGCGCGTCAGCAAGGTTCCCTGGCCAGCCGACGACGGGTCGAACAAGGGACTGATCGGCGTCGCGATGGACGTCACGGACCTCAAGGAGATGGAACGCCGCGCCGAACAGTTGCGCGAGCGCCTCGAACAGTTCGCGAGCTACATCAGTCACGACCTGCAGAACCCTCTCAACCTCGCCAGCGGCCACCTGGAGATGGCCAGAGAGGACGGGGACGAGGACGCCCTCGATACCGCCGCGGCGGCCCTCGACCGCGTCGACGAGATGCTCACCGACCTGGACCACCTCGCCCGCCAGCCGCCGCGAGCCGGAGGCGGGGAGTACGTCGAGGTCCCGTTCGTCGCCCGACAGCTCTGGTCGTTCGTCGCGACCGAGGACGCCGAACTGGTCGTAGAGATGCCCGAACCCACCCGCATCAGGGCGCCCGCACGGGAACTGCGGCCGTTGCTCGAGAACCTCCTCAGGAACGCCGTGGAGCATAGCTCCACGAGCCCTCCTTCGCACGCTCGGGAGGACGCCGCCGGACGACAGCCGTCCGGCGAGCCCGCTGTCGCTGACGCTCCAGCGGACGCCGTGGAGCATAGCTCCACGAGCCCTCCCTCGCACGCTCGGGAGGACGCCGCCGGACGACAGCCGTCCGGCGAGCCCTCTGTCGCTGACGCTCCAGAGGACGCCGTCGAACACGGCAGCGCCGACGTCACCGTCCGGGTCGGCGCCCTCGACGACGGGTTCTACGTGGGCGACGACGGGCCCGGCATCCCGCCGTCGGAGCGGGAGACGGTCCTCCAGCGGGGGTACACGACGGCCGAGGACGGGAGCGGAACCGGGCTCGCACTGGTCGCGGAGGTCGCCGAGCGGAACGGCTGGTCGATACGGATAACCGAGAGTGCCGACGGCGGCGCCAGGTTCGAGTTTCGCGACGCCCTCGTCGTTACGGAGCCCGAGAGCGCACACCAGACCGGCCCCAGCATTCGCCTCACCGAGGAATCGGCCGTCCCCGGCGGCGACGTCGCTGGGAGTGCAGATTACGATCCGAGTTCCGATACGTGGACGGTCCGGTGCGACACGGCCGGGGAGACTGGACCGCGGTCCTGCTACGTCGCCCACGCCGTGACTGACGGCTCGGTCCGGATCCAGGCCCGACTGCGGACCGTCGACCACGTCCACGACAGGAGCAGCGCCGGCCTGTGGATGGGCGACGGTCTCGGTGAGACAGACGCGTTCGGGTCCATCGGGCGCACGGTCGGCGGGCAGACGGAACTCGTCTACCGGCCCGAACCCGGTGGCGACCTCGCGCGGACGGTGCTGGTCGAGAACGAGCCCCACGAGTGGTTCCGCCTGGAACGCACCGGGGAGACACTCACCTGTTCCGTCTCCGTCGACGGGACGGACTGGGTGGCCCTCGACCAGCGACGGGTCGCACTCGCGGACCCGGTGCGTCCCAGCCTCGCCGTCTCCAGCGCCGTCCCCGGTGACCCGTGCGAAGCGACGTTCTCGACGGTCAGAACCTACGAGCTGGAGTGA
- a CDS encoding PH domain-containing protein, with the protein MRRLHPLSAVQRVIATAFRFGSTGFFLGILLSGPLDLAPFWATFALGGVGALAGAAYGVARYLRFTYETAGDTFAVSSGVLNRQEREIPLGRIQNVDVTRNLIQRALGLAVVNFETAGGGSTEAVLNAVDLEEARRLQEFVAAHGREAVDEASGTIGEDGESAPSTASAGTDRAGAVETGGDGAAGGGVAGDASSDEPTTARRRAPEEEDLYRLDHADLLRLGAMTAKPGAPVLVVVGTPFFGDLALAVLSATTAALGGPERVAFELLPTYSPTELAIVAGVTLVEFALATLVVSAVLTMVEFYDFRLRRVGDELRYERGFLNRYSGSIPVEKIQTVSIKETAPMRSLGYAGLSVETAGYGPGANDGQASNTAIPLDDSATVTELAESLGEFETPPVERPPRRARRRYAVRFALLPLAVAALALLVDQFLLDVGWWYAPLALLVLAPVAGHLTWKHRGHATTDDVFVARSGFWTRTTRSVPYYRVQTVIGSRSVFQRYRDLASVTADTASTSSLMGGDATAHDVDDATARTLHDVLRTRLGEDIQRRRAEEDDGSTDALR; encoded by the coding sequence ATGAGGCGACTCCACCCACTCAGTGCCGTCCAGCGAGTGATCGCCACGGCCTTCCGGTTCGGGAGCACCGGCTTCTTCCTCGGCATTCTGCTGTCCGGCCCGCTCGACCTCGCGCCCTTCTGGGCTACGTTCGCGCTCGGTGGTGTCGGTGCCCTCGCCGGCGCCGCCTACGGCGTCGCTCGCTACCTGCGGTTCACGTACGAGACGGCCGGCGACACCTTCGCCGTCTCGTCGGGCGTGTTGAACCGCCAGGAGCGGGAGATTCCGCTCGGCCGGATCCAGAACGTCGACGTCACGCGGAACCTGATCCAGCGGGCGCTCGGCCTCGCCGTCGTGAACTTCGAGACGGCCGGCGGCGGCTCGACGGAGGCCGTCCTGAACGCCGTCGACCTGGAGGAAGCGCGACGACTCCAGGAGTTCGTCGCTGCCCACGGTCGCGAAGCGGTGGACGAAGCCAGTGGAACCATCGGTGAAGACGGCGAATCGGCGCCGTCGACGGCATCGGCCGGGACCGACCGAGCAGGCGCCGTCGAGACAGGTGGCGACGGAGCGGCCGGCGGTGGCGTGGCCGGTGACGCATCGAGCGACGAGCCGACGACGGCCCGGCGACGAGCGCCGGAGGAAGAGGATCTCTACCGACTCGACCACGCCGACTTGCTCCGGCTCGGTGCGATGACGGCGAAACCGGGCGCGCCGGTTCTCGTCGTCGTCGGGACGCCCTTCTTCGGCGACCTCGCGCTGGCCGTCCTGTCCGCGACGACCGCGGCTCTCGGTGGTCCCGAGCGGGTGGCCTTCGAACTCCTGCCGACGTACTCGCCGACCGAACTGGCCATCGTCGCGGGCGTGACGCTCGTCGAATTCGCCCTCGCCACGCTGGTAGTCAGCGCCGTCCTCACGATGGTCGAGTTCTACGACTTCCGGCTCAGGCGCGTCGGGGACGAACTCCGCTACGAGCGGGGCTTCCTCAACCGATACAGCGGGTCGATCCCCGTCGAGAAGATACAGACGGTGTCGATAAAGGAGACGGCGCCGATGCGATCCCTCGGCTACGCCGGCCTCTCCGTCGAGACCGCGGGGTACGGTCCGGGCGCGAACGACGGCCAGGCGTCGAACACGGCCATCCCGCTCGACGACAGCGCGACAGTCACCGAGCTGGCCGAATCGCTCGGGGAGTTCGAGACGCCGCCGGTCGAGCGGCCACCCCGGCGCGCGCGCCGGCGATACGCCGTCAGGTTCGCACTCCTGCCACTCGCGGTCGCCGCACTGGCCCTCCTCGTCGACCAGTTCCTCCTCGACGTCGGCTGGTGGTACGCGCCGCTGGCGCTGCTGGTCCTCGCCCCTGTGGCCGGCCACCTCACGTGGAAACATCGTGGGCACGCGACGACTGACGACGTCTTCGTCGCCCGGAGCGGCTTCTGGACCCGGACGACGCGTTCGGTCCCGTACTACCGCGTCCAGACGGTCATCGGAAGCCGGAGCGTGTTCCAGCGGTACCGCGACCTGGCCAGCGTCACCGCCGACACCGCCAGCACGTCGAGCCTGATGGGCGGCGACGCGACGGCCCACGACGTGGACGACGCGACGGCCCGGACGCTCCACGACGTTCTTCGCACGCGTCTCGGAGAGGACATCCAGCGTCGACGCGCCGAGGAAGACGACGGGAGCACCGACGCACTCAGGTGA
- a CDS encoding ATP-dependent helicase, translating to MGGRERLAAVEPTFDPSDVAIDDADVLELLEPVVQEWWTERFGEFVPDNGGFFTPPQKEAIPLIHERENALIAAPTGSGKTLASFTGIINELFCKAREEELENSVYCLYVSPLKSLANDIHRNLEVPLDGITEKLDGRGEDVEIRHAIRHGDTSDAERSKMLETTPHILNTTPETLAILLNSPKFREKLRTVEYVVVDEIHSLAENKRGTHLSVSLERLEEMAHGSPTRIGCSATVEPLSTMAEYLVGQEEPGEGTRDYEIVDARFAREFDVELTCPTDDLIDTPRDVVQGRFYGQLHDLIQRHTNTLVFTNTRSGAERVLHNLREKYDGYDEENSGCHHGSLSKDRRQEIEEQLKEGSLDVVTTSTSLELGIDMPHIDLVVQVGSPKSVAALLQRIGRAGHQLGQTVTGRVVALDRDELIECAVMLKKAHEGFVDRVFVPENAQDVAAQHVYGMAINDVRREEDVKATLQRAYPYRNYDEHDWEQLMRYLTADYAGMEDKNVYAKVWRDDNDAPDGEFHYDQFPVGEPLIGKRGRLARVIYMTNIGTIPDSFTCDVYTRGSDDWVGQLDEEYLDTLEKGDVFVLGGDHFQYSYRRGSKVYVDRTSARPTVPSWFSERLPLSYDLGQEILQFQREFLDKLGEGGPPAIRHWLREYPLDENSVRAITRMLSEQVAYAGSNSLSTDDRLVVEEALDHDEYERHYYVHSGYGRRLNDGFSRLLAYRVAQATSANVKVAVADNGFTLSMPLNRKVDVEGLLTDIEPDDVRTDLRRALQGTDLLQRYFRINATRSLMILKRYKGYEKSAAEQQVSSEMLLSFAEDLEAFAVIEETYREILEDKLNVAGIEEVTGAIQDGDLSVETVRVDSPSPRAFGLATLAATDVVLAEDESAVLQEFHRRVLDEIDGDGSTGQSPPVESE from the coding sequence ATGGGAGGACGCGAGCGACTCGCGGCGGTCGAACCCACGTTCGATCCCAGCGACGTCGCCATCGACGACGCGGACGTGCTCGAACTGCTGGAACCGGTGGTCCAGGAGTGGTGGACCGAGCGCTTCGGCGAGTTCGTCCCCGACAACGGCGGCTTCTTCACGCCGCCACAGAAGGAAGCCATCCCGCTCATCCACGAGCGGGAGAACGCCCTCATCGCCGCGCCGACGGGGTCGGGCAAGACGCTCGCCAGCTTTACCGGCATCATCAACGAGCTGTTCTGCAAGGCCCGGGAGGAAGAGCTAGAGAACAGCGTCTACTGTCTCTACGTCTCGCCGCTGAAATCGCTGGCCAACGATATCCACCGGAACCTGGAGGTGCCCCTGGACGGCATCACCGAGAAACTCGACGGACGGGGCGAGGACGTCGAGATCCGACACGCCATCCGCCACGGCGACACCAGTGACGCAGAGCGGTCCAAGATGCTGGAGACGACGCCCCACATCCTCAACACGACGCCGGAGACGCTCGCCATTTTGCTCAACAGCCCGAAGTTCCGCGAGAAGCTCCGGACCGTGGAGTACGTCGTCGTCGACGAGATCCACAGCCTCGCCGAGAACAAACGCGGCACCCACCTCTCTGTGTCGCTTGAACGGCTCGAGGAGATGGCCCACGGCTCGCCCACCCGCATCGGCTGTTCGGCGACCGTCGAGCCGCTGTCGACGATGGCGGAGTACCTGGTGGGCCAGGAGGAGCCGGGTGAGGGAACCAGAGATTACGAAATCGTCGACGCCCGCTTCGCCCGCGAGTTCGACGTGGAACTGACCTGTCCGACGGACGACCTCATCGACACGCCTCGCGACGTCGTCCAGGGCCGCTTTTACGGCCAGCTCCACGACCTGATCCAGCGCCACACGAACACGCTCGTCTTCACCAACACGCGTTCGGGCGCCGAGCGCGTCCTGCACAACCTCCGTGAGAAGTACGATGGCTACGACGAGGAGAACTCGGGCTGTCACCACGGCAGCCTCTCGAAGGACCGGCGCCAGGAGATAGAGGAGCAACTGAAGGAGGGAAGCCTCGACGTGGTGACGACCTCCACGAGTCTGGAACTGGGCATCGACATGCCCCACATCGACCTGGTTGTCCAGGTGGGCTCGCCGAAGTCCGTCGCTGCGTTGCTCCAGCGCATCGGCCGTGCCGGCCACCAGCTCGGCCAGACGGTGACAGGGAGAGTCGTCGCGCTGGACCGCGACGAACTCATCGAGTGCGCCGTGATGCTGAAGAAGGCCCACGAGGGGTTCGTGGACCGGGTGTTCGTCCCGGAGAACGCCCAGGACGTCGCCGCCCAGCACGTCTACGGGATGGCGATCAACGATGTCCGCCGCGAGGAAGACGTCAAGGCGACCCTCCAGCGGGCCTATCCCTACCGGAACTACGACGAGCACGACTGGGAGCAGTTGATGCGCTACCTGACGGCCGACTACGCCGGGATGGAGGACAAGAACGTCTACGCCAAGGTCTGGCGCGACGATAACGACGCGCCCGACGGCGAGTTCCACTACGACCAGTTCCCCGTCGGCGAGCCACTGATCGGCAAGCGCGGCCGGCTCGCCCGGGTCATCTACATGACCAACATCGGCACCATCCCGGACTCGTTCACCTGCGACGTCTACACCCGGGGGAGCGACGACTGGGTCGGGCAACTGGACGAGGAGTACCTCGACACGCTGGAGAAGGGCGACGTCTTCGTCCTCGGCGGCGACCACTTCCAGTACAGCTACCGCCGCGGGTCGAAGGTGTACGTCGACCGGACGAGCGCCCGGCCCACGGTTCCCTCGTGGTTCTCCGAGCGTCTCCCGCTCTCCTACGACCTGGGCCAGGAGATACTCCAGTTCCAGCGGGAGTTCCTCGACAAACTGGGTGAGGGCGGTCCACCGGCAATACGTCACTGGCTCCGGGAGTATCCCCTGGACGAGAACAGCGTCCGGGCCATCACCCGGATGCTCTCCGAGCAGGTCGCCTACGCGGGGTCGAACTCGCTGTCGACGGACGACCGTCTCGTCGTCGAGGAGGCCCTGGACCACGACGAGTACGAACGACACTACTACGTCCACTCGGGCTACGGCCGGCGGCTCAACGACGGCTTCTCCCGCCTGCTCGCGTATCGCGTGGCTCAAGCGACCAGCGCCAACGTGAAAGTCGCCGTCGCGGACAACGGCTTCACCCTCTCGATGCCGCTCAACCGCAAGGTCGACGTGGAGGGACTGCTGACGGACATCGAACCGGACGACGTGAGAACCGACCTCCGGCGGGCGCTCCAGGGGACGGACCTGCTCCAGCGGTACTTCCGCATCAACGCGACGCGCTCCCTGATGATCCTCAAGCGGTACAAGGGCTACGAGAAGTCCGCGGCCGAACAGCAGGTCAGCTCCGAGATGCTGCTGAGTTTCGCCGAGGACCTGGAGGCGTTCGCCGTCATCGAGGAGACCTACCGCGAAATCCTGGAGGACAAGCTCAACGTCGCCGGCATCGAGGAGGTGACCGGCGCCATCCAGGACGGGGACCTCTCGGTCGAGACGGTCCGCGTCGACTCGCCGTCGCCACGGGCGTTCGGCCTCGCGACGCTCGCCGCGACGGACGTCGTCCTCGCGGAAGACGAGTCGGCCGTCCTCCAGGAGTTCCACCGCCGCGTCCTCGACGAGATAGACGGGGACGGGAGCACCGGACAGAGCCCGCCCGTCGAGAGCGAGTGA
- a CDS encoding dihydrodipicolinate synthase family protein, which produces MADSFDLRCPVVTPMNEDGSVDLDGLETLVDYLVSSGIDGLVPCGTTGEFSALTDEERRAVVETTVDAAAERVPVMAGVGGTAVGEVRRHVSEAEAVGADSVLVVPPYFGGQSSADGNEAFFRAVLDDSPLPAYLYNIPQTVGQELQVDAVAELADHDSVVGIKDSGGDLTYFGDLLRRTPDDFEVHQGWDAAYLPSLAMGADGGINALSHVCPDAFHEVAEAVAGGDLERARRHQRETIDPVFEFCRDHGFAPSVKAALAHRDLVDSGTVRPPLDSLRGEAFDELVTVLD; this is translated from the coding sequence ATGGCCGATTCCTTCGACCTGCGCTGTCCGGTCGTGACGCCGATGAACGAGGACGGGTCCGTCGACCTCGACGGCCTCGAAACGCTCGTCGACTATCTCGTCTCGTCGGGCATCGACGGCCTGGTGCCCTGCGGGACGACGGGCGAGTTCTCGGCGCTCACCGACGAGGAGCGTCGCGCCGTCGTCGAGACGACTGTCGACGCCGCCGCCGAACGGGTCCCGGTGATGGCCGGCGTGGGCGGCACTGCGGTCGGTGAGGTCCGTCGGCACGTCTCGGAGGCCGAGGCGGTCGGCGCGGACTCGGTGCTCGTCGTCCCCCCGTACTTCGGCGGCCAGTCCTCGGCCGACGGCAACGAGGCGTTCTTCCGGGCCGTCCTCGACGACTCGCCGCTGCCGGCGTACCTGTACAACATTCCCCAGACCGTCGGTCAGGAGCTACAGGTCGACGCCGTCGCCGAACTCGCCGACCACGATTCGGTGGTGGGGATCAAGGACTCGGGGGGCGATCTGACCTACTTCGGCGACCTCCTGCGGCGGACTCCCGACGACTTCGAGGTCCACCAGGGCTGGGACGCCGCGTACCTGCCGTCGCTGGCGATGGGGGCCGACGGCGGGATCAACGCCCTCTCTCACGTCTGCCCCGACGCGTTCCACGAGGTGGCCGAGGCGGTGGCCGGGGGTGACCTGGAACGCGCCCGTCGCCACCAGCGGGAGACCATCGATCCGGTCTTCGAGTTCTGCCGGGACCACGGGTTCGCGCCGTCGGTGAAGGCCGCGCTGGCCCACCGCGACCTCGTCGATTCGGGGACGGTCCGGCCACCCCTGGACTCCCTGCGCGGCGAGGCGTTCGACGAACTCGTCACGGTGCTCGACTGA